From the Bdellovibrio reynosensis genome, one window contains:
- a CDS encoding alpha/beta hydrolase — translation MGFILKIALLILLVLALFAAGIYYYQERLIFFPTVLPEDYKYSFASSPEEIKLTYDKKDVYALRFKAPGESKGIVFFFHGNAGALDSWGYFGEEFAAKTSWDIVVIDYPGYGKSQGRVKSEEDLRNVGQLFINHVTENISTKMVIFGRSIGSGVATFLAAKNPCDGVILETPFYSGIELAKILFPQVPSFLIRYAFRSDEWLSLSQGKILILHGTEDSIVPYSQGLKLSQVPTAQALKFVTIQGGDHNNLSDFEEYWDEVNGFLQTL, via the coding sequence ATGGGGTTCATTTTAAAGATCGCACTTCTTATCTTACTAGTCCTCGCTCTTTTTGCAGCGGGGATTTACTATTATCAAGAACGCTTGATCTTTTTCCCTACGGTTTTGCCCGAAGATTATAAGTATTCTTTTGCAAGCTCCCCTGAAGAAATAAAACTTACTTACGACAAAAAAGACGTCTATGCCCTTCGTTTTAAGGCACCAGGGGAATCTAAGGGAATTGTTTTCTTTTTCCACGGCAATGCGGGTGCCCTGGATTCTTGGGGTTACTTTGGCGAAGAATTCGCAGCAAAAACCTCTTGGGACATTGTTGTTATTGATTACCCCGGTTATGGCAAAAGCCAAGGACGAGTTAAGTCTGAAGAAGATTTACGCAATGTTGGTCAACTGTTCATCAATCACGTGACCGAAAATATTTCTACGAAGATGGTGATTTTCGGTCGTTCTATTGGCAGTGGCGTTGCCACGTTCTTAGCAGCGAAAAATCCTTGTGATGGAGTGATTTTAGAAACTCCATTTTATAGTGGAATTGAATTGGCAAAAATACTTTTCCCACAAGTGCCTTCGTTCTTAATTCGGTATGCGTTTAGATCCGATGAATGGCTGTCGTTATCACAAGGTAAAATACTTATTCTGCACGGTACGGAGGATTCGATTGTACCTTATTCTCAAGGGCTAAAGCTTTCCCAAGTTCCTACGGCCCAAGCTTTAAAATTTGTGACGATCCAAGGTGGCGATCATAACAATCTTTCGGATTTTGAAGAATATTGGGACGAAGTGAATGGCTTTTTACAGACTCTTTAA
- a CDS encoding HAMP domain-containing protein, translating to MQANLKPTSESKEQLRQLLFTVKAVRRGDFSVRMPVENEGIIAEIGEVLNDIIELNENMANEFVRVRSTVGQEGRMNERVSMGSVKGAWSTSVDSVNLLIGDLVQPTQEVARVITSVAKGDLSQKMSLEIDGRTVKGEFLRIGTTVNLMVDQLNSFASEVTRVAKEVGTEGKLGGQADVRGASGIWRDLTDNVNNLAGNLTDQVRNIAKVTTAVAKGDLSQKITVDAKGEIFELKNTINVMVDQLSSFAAEVTRVAKEVGTEGRLGGQADVKGVSGTWKDLTDNVNGLANNLTAQVRNIAKVTTAVANGDLSQKITVDARGEILELKNTINVMVDQLRSFAAEVTRVAKEVGTEGRLGGQADVKGVSGTWKDLTDNVNGLANNLTAQVRNIAKVTTAVANGDLSQKITVDAKGEILELKDTINTMVDTLRSFAAEVTRVAKEVGTEGKLGGQADVKGVSGTWKDLTDNVNGLAGNLTAQVRNIAKVTTAVATGDLSQKITVDAKGEILELKDTINTMVDQLNSFAAEVTRVAKEVGTEGKLGGQAEVRGVSGTWKDLTDNVNGLAGNLTAQVRNIAKVTTAVAKGDLSQKITVDAKGEILELKNTINIMVDQLNSFAAEVTRVAKEVGTEGKLGGQAEVKGVSGTWKDLTDNVNGLAGNLTAQVRNIAKVTTAVAKGDLSQKITVDAKGEIFELKNTINVMVDQLNSFAAEVSRVAKDVGTEGKLGGQADVKGVSGTWKDLTDNVNSLAGNLTDQVRNIAKVTTAVAKGDLSQKITVDAKGEILELKNTINVMVDQLNSFAAEVTRVAKEVGTEGKLGGQAEVRGVSGTWKDLTDNVNGLAGNLTAQVRNIAKVTTAVATGDLSQKITVDAKGEILELKNTINTMVDQLNTFAGEVTRVAKEVGTEGKLGGQAEVRGVSGTWKDLTDNVNIMASNLTMQVRGIVKVVTAVANGDLNQKFVLEAKGEVAALAETINSMTDTLRTFADQVTTVAREVGIEGKLGAQAHVPGVAGTWKDLTDNVNIMASNLTTQVRGIIKVVTAVADGDLNQKFVLEAKGEVAALAETINSMTDTLRTFSDQVTTVAREVGIEGKLGGQASVPGASGTWKDLTDNVNQLAGNLTTQVRAIAEVSTAVTKGDLTRSITVEAEGEVAALSENINQMIANLKDTTQKNNEQDWLKTNLAKFSGMMQGQRSITSVAQLIMSELTPLVGARQGTFFMVDSDDKGEPSLNLIASYAFTERKHVSNKYRLKEGLVGQCAFEKKRILLTSTPDDYIVISSSTFEEKPRSIIVLPVLFEGELKAVIELASLVPFSQNYINFLDQLMDSIGVILNMISSSMRTEQLLQELKRSNAELEAQAKELEDKAKLLEVKNQEVELASRSLEEKAEQLSLISKYKSEFLANMSHELRTPLNSLLILSKTLADNRDKNLSTEQVKFASTVHSAGQDLLALINEILDLSKVEAGKMPIAPKSVHLNEIREYIDQTFRPVAEHKGLDFTIEMDANLPKTLISDENRLHQILKNLLSNAFKFTDRGEVKLQITTEKSHPDLIAFKVTDTGIGIPLEKQKLIFEAFQQADGTTSRKYGGTGLGLTISREIARLLGGLIEVESSPGEGSTFSLYLPVKYTNLDQFSAKESKAELQYTSKLPEGADFTGRKILIVDDDVRNVFALSSVLKMRGMEVIFAENGSQGVNTLIENPDTDLVLMDTMMPEMDGLEATSAIRQLPGFEDLPIISLTAKAMKGDREKCLAAGASDYVTKPVDEGHLLSVMYNWLNSKVTLTVN from the coding sequence ATTCAAGCCAATTTAAAACCAACGTCTGAATCTAAAGAACAGTTAAGACAGCTTCTGTTCACAGTGAAAGCTGTGCGTCGCGGTGATTTCAGTGTGCGAATGCCTGTGGAAAATGAAGGAATCATCGCCGAAATCGGAGAAGTTCTAAACGACATCATTGAACTGAACGAAAACATGGCCAACGAATTTGTCCGTGTTCGTTCCACAGTAGGTCAAGAAGGTCGAATGAACGAACGTGTCTCCATGGGTTCGGTCAAGGGCGCTTGGTCGACAAGCGTGGACTCTGTGAATCTTCTGATCGGGGATCTGGTGCAACCAACTCAAGAGGTTGCCCGCGTAATCACCTCGGTGGCAAAGGGAGACTTGTCACAAAAAATGTCCCTAGAAATCGATGGCCGTACGGTAAAAGGGGAATTCCTGCGTATCGGTACCACGGTAAATCTGATGGTGGATCAGCTGAATTCATTCGCCTCTGAGGTAACGCGTGTTGCGAAAGAGGTAGGTACTGAAGGAAAGCTCGGCGGACAAGCAGACGTTCGCGGTGCCAGCGGTATCTGGAGAGACTTAACTGATAACGTGAACAACCTAGCCGGCAACTTGACGGACCAGGTACGTAACATCGCAAAAGTAACCACAGCCGTTGCGAAAGGTGACTTGTCACAAAAAATTACGGTTGATGCTAAGGGCGAGATCTTCGAACTTAAGAACACTATCAACGTCATGGTGGATCAGCTTTCATCATTCGCAGCCGAGGTAACTCGTGTGGCAAAAGAGGTTGGTACTGAAGGTCGTCTGGGGGGGCAGGCGGACGTAAAAGGGGTCTCTGGTACCTGGAAAGACTTAACGGATAACGTAAACGGTCTTGCGAATAATTTAACAGCGCAAGTTCGTAACATCGCGAAGGTAACAACTGCCGTAGCAAACGGTGACTTATCTCAAAAAATCACGGTTGATGCCCGCGGTGAGATCTTAGAACTTAAAAATACAATCAACGTCATGGTGGACCAACTTCGTTCATTCGCAGCCGAGGTAACTCGTGTGGCAAAAGAGGTGGGTACTGAAGGTCGTCTTGGTGGTCAGGCAGACGTAAAAGGCGTGTCTGGTACTTGGAAAGACTTAACCGACAACGTAAACGGTCTTGCGAATAACTTAACAGCGCAAGTACGAAACATCGCAAAAGTAACAACTGCGGTTGCAAACGGCGACTTATCACAAAAAATTACGGTTGATGCCAAAGGTGAAATCTTAGAACTAAAAGACACCATCAATACAATGGTGGATACACTTCGTTCATTCGCAGCAGAGGTAACTCGTGTGGCGAAAGAGGTAGGTACTGAAGGTAAACTGGGCGGACAAGCCGACGTAAAAGGTGTGTCTGGTACTTGGAAAGATTTAACAGACAACGTTAACGGTCTAGCAGGAAACTTAACAGCCCAAGTTCGTAACATCGCAAAAGTAACGACTGCGGTTGCGACGGGCGACTTATCACAAAAAATCACGGTTGATGCCAAAGGTGAGATCCTTGAACTGAAAGACACCATCAATACGATGGTGGATCAGTTAAACTCGTTCGCGGCCGAGGTAACTCGTGTGGCAAAAGAGGTAGGTACTGAAGGTAAACTGGGTGGACAAGCAGAAGTTCGCGGAGTTTCTGGAACTTGGAAAGACTTAACTGATAACGTGAATGGTCTTGCCGGTAACTTAACAGCCCAAGTACGTAACATCGCAAAAGTAACAACAGCCGTTGCAAAAGGTGACTTATCCCAGAAGATCACTGTTGATGCGAAAGGCGAAATCTTAGAACTTAAAAATACCATCAACATCATGGTGGATCAGTTGAACTCGTTCGCAGCCGAGGTGACTCGTGTGGCAAAAGAGGTTGGTACTGAAGGAAAACTAGGTGGACAAGCGGAAGTAAAAGGGGTTTCTGGAACTTGGAAAGACTTAACGGATAACGTGAATGGTCTTGCCGGTAACTTAACTGCCCAAGTACGTAACATCGCGAAAGTAACAACAGCGGTTGCGAAGGGCGACTTGTCACAAAAGATCACCGTTGATGCCAAAGGTGAAATCTTCGAATTAAAAAATACCATCAACGTCATGGTGGATCAGTTGAACTCATTCGCTGCCGAGGTGTCTCGTGTGGCAAAAGACGTAGGTACTGAAGGAAAACTAGGTGGACAGGCCGATGTAAAAGGGGTTTCTGGTACCTGGAAAGACTTAACTGATAACGTAAATAGCTTAGCTGGTAACTTAACCGACCAAGTTCGTAACATCGCAAAAGTAACAACAGCCGTAGCAAAAGGTGACTTGTCACAAAAAATCACGGTTGATGCCAAAGGCGAAATCCTTGAACTTAAAAATACCATCAACGTCATGGTGGATCAGTTAAACTCATTTGCTGCCGAGGTAACTCGTGTGGCGAAGGAAGTAGGTACTGAAGGAAAACTAGGCGGACAAGCTGAAGTTCGCGGTGTTTCTGGTACATGGAAAGATTTAACCGATAACGTAAACGGTCTAGCGGGTAACTTAACTGCCCAAGTTCGTAACATCGCAAAAGTAACCACTGCGGTTGCGACTGGGGACTTATCACAAAAAATCACGGTTGATGCCAAAGGTGAAATTCTAGAACTTAAAAACACGATCAATACGATGGTGGATCAGTTAAACACATTCGCGGGCGAGGTGACTCGTGTTGCGAAAGAGGTTGGTACTGAAGGTAAATTAGGTGGACAAGCGGAAGTGCGTGGTGTTTCTGGTACTTGGAAAGACTTAACTGATAACGTAAACATCATGGCATCAAACTTAACGATGCAAGTGCGTGGTATCGTTAAGGTCGTAACTGCCGTAGCAAACGGTGACTTAAATCAAAAATTCGTTCTTGAAGCAAAAGGGGAAGTGGCAGCATTAGCTGAAACCATCAACTCTATGACTGACACGCTTCGTACATTCGCGGATCAAGTAACTACAGTTGCTCGTGAAGTAGGTATCGAAGGTAAACTGGGTGCCCAAGCCCACGTGCCCGGTGTTGCGGGAACTTGGAAAGACTTAACAGACAATGTAAATATCATGGCGTCAAACTTAACGACGCAAGTACGTGGTATCATCAAAGTCGTAACTGCGGTTGCGGATGGTGACTTGAATCAAAAATTCGTCCTTGAAGCAAAAGGGGAAGTTGCGGCCCTAGCTGAAACCATCAACTCTATGACCGACACTCTTCGTACTTTCTCTGACCAGGTAACGACGGTTGCCCGCGAAGTGGGAATCGAAGGTAAACTGGGCGGTCAAGCAAGCGTACCGGGTGCATCTGGTACGTGGAAAGACTTAACCGACAACGTGAATCAGCTTGCCGGAAACTTAACGACGCAAGTTCGTGCCATCGCAGAAGTATCTACGGCGGTAACAAAAGGGGACTTAACTCGTTCAATCACGGTTGAAGCTGAAGGCGAAGTGGCAGCGTTATCTGAAAATATCAATCAGATGATCGCGAATCTTAAAGATACCACACAGAAAAATAATGAGCAGGACTGGTTGAAAACCAACCTCGCTAAGTTTTCGGGTATGATGCAAGGTCAAAGAAGTATTACTTCAGTGGCTCAGTTGATCATGTCTGAATTGACTCCACTAGTTGGGGCCCGCCAAGGCACCTTCTTTATGGTTGATAGCGATGATAAAGGGGAGCCATCTCTGAATCTTATCGCTAGCTATGCCTTCACGGAAAGAAAGCACGTTTCTAATAAGTATCGCCTTAAAGAAGGCCTGGTGGGTCAATGTGCGTTTGAGAAAAAACGTATCTTGTTAACTAGTACGCCAGACGATTATATCGTCATCAGCTCAAGCACTTTCGAAGAAAAACCACGCAGCATTATCGTGCTTCCGGTCCTGTTCGAGGGTGAATTGAAAGCGGTGATTGAATTGGCATCACTAGTGCCTTTCAGTCAGAACTATATCAACTTCTTGGATCAGTTGATGGATTCCATCGGCGTTATCTTGAACATGATTTCTTCAAGCATGCGTACTGAACAACTTCTGCAAGAACTGAAACGTTCAAATGCGGAACTTGAAGCGCAAGCAAAAGAACTAGAAGATAAAGCAAAACTTCTTGAAGTGAAAAACCAAGAGGTGGAACTTGCTTCTAGATCCCTAGAAGAAAAAGCAGAACAACTTTCACTGATTTCTAAGTATAAGTCAGAGTTCCTGGCAAATATGTCCCATGAGCTGCGCACGCCACTGAATAGCTTGTTGATCCTGTCTAAGACATTGGCTGACAACCGCGATAAAAACTTAAGCACAGAACAAGTGAAGTTTGCTTCGACAGTCCATTCAGCAGGTCAAGACTTGTTAGCTTTGATCAACGAAATCCTGGATCTTTCAAAAGTGGAAGCTGGCAAAATGCCTATTGCGCCTAAGTCCGTTCACTTAAATGAGATTCGCGAATACATCGACCAAACTTTCAGACCGGTGGCAGAACACAAAGGCTTGGATTTCACTATCGAGATGGATGCAAATCTTCCGAAAACATTGATTTCGGATGAAAACAGACTTCATCAGATTCTGAAAAACCTATTGTCTAATGCATTCAAATTCACTGATCGTGGTGAAGTGAAACTGCAGATTACGACTGAAAAATCTCATCCGGATCTTATTGCATTCAAAGTGACTGACACAGGTATTGGTATTCCGCTTGAAAAACAAAAGCTAATTTTCGAAGCGTTCCAACAGGCCGATGGTACGACCAGCCGTAAATACGGTGGTACTGGACTTGGTTTAACAATCAGCCGGGAAATTGCGCGTCTATTAGGTGGATTGATCGAAGTTGAAAGTTCACCAGGTGAAGGAAGTACATTCAGTCTTTACTTGCCAGTGAAGTACACAAATTTAGATCAATTTTCCGCTAAAGAATCAAAAGCAGAGTTGCAGTACACGTCGAAGCTTCCCGAAGGAGCTGACTTTACCGGTAGAAAAATCCTCATCGTTGATGACGACGTTCGAAACGTCTTCGCACTTTCTAGCGTTCTAAAAATGCGTGGAATGGAAGTGATCTTTGCTGAAAACGGCAGTCAAGGTGTGAATACGTTGATTGAAAATCCTGATACCGACCTGGTGTTGATGGATACCATGATGCCAGAAATGGATGGGTTGGAAGCAACTTCAGCTATTCGTCAATTACCAGGTTTCGAAGATCTGCCGATCATCTCTTTGACTGCTAAAGCGATGAAAGGCGATCGTGAAAAATGTCTGGCGGCGGGAGCTTCCGACTATGTCACAAAACCTGTGGATGAAGGCCATCTGTTATCAGTGATGTATAACTGGCTTAATTCTAAAGTCACATTGACTGTGAACTAG
- a CDS encoding response regulator, whose protein sequence is MSNVDVLIVDDRIDGLIALEAVLNQPDITLVKAQSGQEALDLLDHYDFGLILLDVQMPGMDGFETASRIRQHPRYKLRPIIFVTAINKDDQYIYKGYEVGGVDYIFKPFEPQILRSKVQVFADLYRKAQRLREQTEIIRESERRERYLRLTELELESLKRYRNLANAIPHVVWRAKADGGMEYFNEFWSSYTGFSQEASVGSGWQLAMHHDDLKNFLKLWLGAMTEGCAFESECRIIDKDGNYRWFWIKAVAELNSAGQIMNWLGTCTDIHDRKMTEIRLVTAEREAKAANRAKTSFLANMSHEIRTPMNVILGFTELMLDSNQTHEKRTQCIHTVQRNAGHLLKIIDEILDISKVESGMMTIENIDVNFATLLSDTNALMQLPAKDRGIELKFNLRSPIPRFIKCDPTRLRQIMNNLIGNAIKFTPHGSVTISVEWLPDQGQNGRSLLHIHVIDTGVGIKPENVERLFKPFVQEDASTTRKFGGTGLGLSLSRELARALGGDIKLIASESGKGSHFMIEIETTSTKEAPFLENLEFNISSRGGKSIKMDNRLHGMKILLVEDVADNQALMLHFLNIAGADVEIASDGIEAIEKASSNYYDVILMDVQMPHIDGYEATRQLRDKGYDGLIIALTAHALPEEKDRSIEAGCDEHITKPIQFNELVELLLDLRSEMRFVGEERVH, encoded by the coding sequence ATGTCTAATGTCGATGTTTTAATAGTAGACGATAGAATAGACGGCTTGATCGCACTTGAAGCCGTCTTAAATCAGCCGGATATCACGTTAGTAAAAGCTCAATCAGGGCAAGAAGCCCTAGATTTACTTGATCACTATGATTTCGGGTTGATTTTGCTTGATGTGCAAATGCCGGGCATGGATGGTTTCGAAACGGCTTCAAGAATTCGTCAGCATCCCCGCTATAAACTTCGCCCGATTATCTTTGTCACTGCTATTAACAAAGATGATCAGTACATTTACAAGGGTTACGAAGTCGGTGGTGTCGATTACATTTTTAAACCTTTTGAGCCGCAGATTTTAAGATCCAAAGTTCAGGTTTTTGCGGATCTTTATCGCAAAGCTCAACGTCTTAGAGAACAAACCGAAATCATTCGCGAAAGCGAACGTCGTGAAAGATATTTGCGCTTAACCGAACTTGAACTTGAAAGCTTAAAACGTTACCGCAATCTAGCCAATGCGATTCCCCATGTAGTATGGAGAGCAAAAGCGGATGGCGGCATGGAATACTTCAATGAATTTTGGTCTAGCTACACAGGTTTTTCGCAAGAAGCCAGCGTGGGATCAGGATGGCAGCTAGCCATGCATCACGATGATTTAAAAAACTTTCTAAAGCTTTGGCTTGGTGCCATGACTGAGGGATGTGCGTTTGAATCGGAATGCCGAATTATCGACAAAGATGGTAACTATCGTTGGTTCTGGATTAAAGCTGTTGCCGAGCTGAACTCTGCTGGGCAAATCATGAACTGGTTAGGTACTTGTACTGATATTCACGACCGGAAGATGACGGAAATCCGGTTGGTCACAGCAGAACGGGAAGCAAAAGCTGCCAATCGTGCGAAAACAAGTTTCCTAGCAAACATGAGCCACGAAATAAGAACTCCGATGAACGTGATCTTAGGTTTCACGGAACTGATGCTTGATAGCAATCAGACACACGAAAAGCGCACTCAATGCATTCACACGGTCCAAAGAAATGCGGGTCACCTTTTAAAAATTATCGACGAAATCTTAGATATTTCTAAAGTCGAATCAGGAATGATGACGATAGAAAATATCGACGTTAATTTCGCGACGCTTTTATCTGATACCAATGCCTTGATGCAATTACCGGCAAAAGATCGTGGCATTGAATTAAAGTTTAATCTGCGTTCGCCAATTCCAAGGTTCATTAAATGTGATCCGACTCGTCTTCGTCAGATTATGAATAACCTGATTGGTAATGCGATTAAGTTTACTCCGCATGGAAGTGTCACTATCAGTGTGGAATGGCTTCCGGATCAGGGGCAAAACGGCCGTAGCCTTTTACACATCCACGTGATCGATACGGGTGTAGGAATCAAGCCTGAAAACGTCGAACGCTTATTTAAACCTTTTGTTCAGGAAGATGCTTCTACAACCAGAAAGTTCGGTGGAACTGGTTTGGGTCTTTCGCTTTCTCGCGAATTAGCTAGAGCATTAGGTGGCGATATTAAATTGATCGCTTCTGAGTCTGGCAAAGGCAGCCACTTCATGATTGAAATTGAAACGACTTCAACTAAAGAAGCCCCTTTCTTGGAAAATCTTGAATTCAATATTTCAAGCCGCGGCGGAAAAAGCATTAAGATGGACAACCGTCTGCACGGAATGAAAATTCTTTTGGTGGAAGACGTTGCCGACAACCAAGCCTTGATGTTGCATTTCTTAAATATCGCAGGTGCAGACGTAGAAATCGCCAGCGATGGAATTGAAGCCATCGAAAAAGCTTCATCGAATTATTACGACGTTATTTTGATGGACGTGCAGATGCCACATATCGACGGCTACGAGGCGACTCGTCAACTGCGTGATAAGGGTTATGATGGACTGATCATTGCCTTAACGGCCCATGCTCTGCCCGAAGAAAAAGATCGCAGTATTGAAGCCGGCTGTGATGAACATATAACTAAGCCTATTCAGTTTAATGAGTTGGTGGAACTGCTTTTGGACCTGCGGTCTGAAATGAGATTTGTAGGTGAAGAGCGTGTCCACTAA
- a CDS encoding DUF5985 family protein: MASIVYILCSLMSLGCAFVLMRAYKNNRTRLLFWSSLCFVGIAWNNFLLSVDYHIGDLYDLSLVRSLTILAATSLLVYGLIEETI, from the coding sequence ATGGCTTCTATCGTTTATATTTTATGCTCATTGATGAGTTTGGGATGCGCTTTTGTGCTAATGCGCGCTTATAAAAATAATAGGACCCGCCTGCTTTTCTGGAGCAGTCTGTGTTTTGTTGGGATCGCTTGGAACAACTTCTTGTTGTCGGTGGATTATCACATTGGTGATCTGTATGACTTGAGCCTGGTGCGCTCTCTAACAATTTTGGCAGCGACAAGTCTTCTTGTGTATGGCCTGATCGAGGAGACTATTTAA
- a CDS encoding DUF5985 family protein yields the protein MQINLVNQFVYGAVMMNFLIISLFFARFWLKTRDKFFAHFSASFLLLAIERCIFLFINAENEAHTWVFLIRLVAFMGIIMAVVEKNRVKKAYTPR from the coding sequence ATGCAGATTAATCTTGTAAATCAGTTCGTTTATGGTGCTGTTATGATGAATTTCCTCATCATAAGTCTTTTCTTTGCGCGATTTTGGCTGAAAACCCGTGATAAGTTTTTTGCTCATTTTTCTGCATCATTTCTATTGTTGGCCATTGAGCGCTGTATTTTTCTTTTCATCAATGCTGAAAACGAGGCCCACACTTGGGTATTCCTCATTCGGCTAGTTGCGTTTATGGGAATTATTATGGCGGTGGTTGAAAAGAACCGGGTCAAAAAAGCCTATACACCAAGATAG
- a CDS encoding ABC transporter ATP-binding protein, producing MSAPLLTVENLEVFYGAIQALKGVSFTVHEGEIVSLIGANGAGKTTTLRAISGLVPNIGQISFAGENLNSVPTFKRVSLGIAQSPEGRGVFPQMSVLENLEMGAYSRKDKAQIKADFEMCYQLFPRLKERLHQMAGTLSGGEQQMLAISRALICRPKLLLLDEPSLGLAPIIVAQIFEIIKKLNAEGMTILLVEQNARMALKISHRAYVLETGRVVMQDSAQNLLNNDEVRKSYLGV from the coding sequence ATGAGTGCGCCACTTTTAACAGTTGAAAACCTGGAAGTATTTTACGGCGCCATTCAAGCCCTTAAAGGTGTCAGCTTCACAGTTCATGAAGGTGAAATCGTTTCATTGATTGGCGCTAACGGAGCTGGCAAAACCACGACGTTAAGAGCGATCTCTGGCTTGGTTCCAAACATTGGTCAGATTTCTTTTGCCGGTGAAAACTTAAACTCCGTTCCCACTTTTAAACGGGTCAGCCTTGGCATCGCCCAGTCCCCCGAGGGCCGCGGCGTATTCCCACAAATGAGTGTTCTTGAAAATCTAGAGATGGGCGCCTATTCCCGCAAAGACAAGGCGCAAATCAAAGCGGACTTTGAGATGTGCTATCAGCTTTTCCCACGCCTTAAAGAACGACTGCACCAAATGGCAGGGACTTTATCGGGTGGCGAACAACAGATGCTGGCAATCAGCCGTGCGCTGATCTGCCGTCCGAAATTGTTATTGCTGGATGAGCCTTCATTAGGCTTAGCACCAATCATCGTTGCGCAAATTTTTGAGATTATTAAAAAACTGAATGCCGAAGGTATGACTATTTTGCTAGTAGAACAAAACGCGCGTATGGCTTTAAAAATTTCCCATCGCGCTTATGTTTTGGAAACCGGCCGAGTCGTTATGCAGGACTCAGCCCAAAATCTTTTGAACAACGACGAGGTCAGAAAATCCTATCTTGGTGTATAG
- a CDS encoding ABC transporter ATP-binding protein yields MSDVLLEAKTITMQFGGLKAVCALDFKVHRGQLAGLIGPNGAGKTTVFNMLTGVYQPTQGEVILEGQSLKGLKPYEISKRGMARTFQNIRLFKGLTVLDNVLIAGHQHMKYMMVDSILQTQRFVKTEQELQEKCMNLLKIFHLEEKAHKPANSLPYGEQRKLEIVRALATDPKIILLDEPAAGMNHSETHHLMETIAKIREQFKLTVLLIEHDMKLVMGICENIFVLDHGVKIEEGTPEQVQGSKKVIEAYLGVEEHA; encoded by the coding sequence ATGTCCGACGTTCTGCTTGAGGCAAAAACCATCACCATGCAGTTTGGCGGTTTAAAAGCCGTCTGTGCGTTGGATTTCAAAGTTCACCGTGGGCAGCTTGCTGGTCTTATCGGACCAAACGGTGCAGGCAAGACCACAGTATTCAATATGCTGACTGGCGTTTATCAACCCACCCAAGGCGAAGTGATTTTAGAAGGCCAGTCCCTGAAGGGTTTAAAACCCTATGAAATTTCAAAGCGGGGCATGGCCAGAACTTTTCAAAACATCCGCCTTTTTAAGGGTCTGACTGTTTTAGATAACGTGTTGATCGCTGGCCATCAGCACATGAAATATATGATGGTTGATTCCATCTTGCAAACTCAGCGTTTTGTGAAAACAGAACAAGAGCTGCAAGAAAAGTGCATGAACTTACTTAAGATCTTTCACTTGGAAGAAAAAGCCCATAAGCCTGCAAACAGCCTTCCTTACGGTGAACAGCGCAAGCTTGAAATCGTCAGAGCTTTAGCAACAGATCCAAAGATTATTCTGTTAGATGAACCCGCAGCGGGAATGAATCACTCTGAAACCCACCATCTGATGGAAACCATCGCAAAAATTCGTGAACAATTTAAACTTACAGTTCTTTTAATCGAACACGATATGAAGCTTGTAATGGGAATTTGTGAAAACATTTTCGTGTTAGATCACGGCGTGAAAATCGAAGAAGGCACCCCAGAACAAGTGCAAGGTTCTAAAAAAGTAATCGAAGCTTACCTGGGTGTTGAGGAGCATGCATGA